Genomic DNA from Fibrobacter sp. UWP2:
GCCCGTCGCCAAAATCACGGCGAGGGCGATGGCGGTATTGTAGTCGAGGCCAAAGCCGAGCGGGGCGCCCTTGAGGTTTGTGGGGCTCACCCAGAGGATGTAGGCAAAGCAAATGAATGACATGAACCAGCAGGGGCAAAGCGTAATCCAGAAGTTCTTCTTTTTACTCCTCAGGTACACGGTCGCCACGCAGAGGCTGCAAACCGCCATGAGCTGGTTGCTCCAGCTAAAGTAGTTCCATAAAATGTTGAAGCCTTGCGGGTTCAGGTTGCTCCAGAAGATGATGGCGAGGCAGATGGCGAACATGGGCACGGTGAGGAGCAGACGGTTCTTGGCCTTGGCCTGGTCAATGCCCGTGAGTTCCGCAATCGTGAGGCGGAGGCTCCTCAGGCTCGTGTCGCCGCTCGTGATCGCGAGGATGATGACGCCCACCACCACGAGGATGGAAATCGGGGTGAAGGGGATCACTGTCGAAACGAGTACGCTCAACACCTTCACGCCACCGGCGCTCATGAGCTGCGGCTGCATGTGGTAAATGAACATACCGCCGGCTGCCCAGATCATGCCGATGAGGCCTTCGATAATCATCATGCCGTAGAATGTCTGGCGACCGGTCTTCTCGGTCACCTCGGTGCGGGCGACAAGCGGGCTCTGGGTGCTATGGAAACCGCTGATGATGCCACAGGCGATGGTCACAAAGAGCATGGGAATAACGGGCTGGTGGCCCGGATGCTGCACAAAGTTCGAGCCGAAGTCGCTCAGGCTGATTTCATCGAGCACGTTTAGATGCGGGGCGATGCCGATCATGATGCCGAGCGAAGCCAATATCAGAAGTCCGCCAAAGATCGGGTAAATGCGGCCGATGACTTTGTCGATAGGGCAGAAGGTGCTAATGAAGTAATAGGCGAAAATCACGCCGACCGCAATCCAAAAGAGCGTGGGCGAAACTGCCGAGCCCACAAGGATCGGGGTGTTGACAAGCTGTGCCGGCGTGTTGGTGAACACGGCGCCCACGAGGATGAGCGCGACCGAGATAAGGGTCATCACGACCTTCGAGGGCCCCTTGCCCAGGAATTTGCGCGAAAGGGCGGGCACGTTGTAGCCGTTGTTGCGCATGCTGACCATGCCAGAGAAGTAGTCGTGCACGGCTCCGCCAAGCACGTTCCCGAGCGGAAGAATA
This window encodes:
- a CDS encoding carbon starvation protein A: MITFLIGIAILVGGYFTYGKFVEKVFGPDDRKPPALAIPDGVDRVPMKHWKNMLIQLLNIAGIGPVIGVILGIKFGAIVFIILPLGNVLGGAVHDYFSGMVSMRNNGYNVPALSRKFLGKGPSKVVMTLISVALILVGAVFTNTPAQLVNTPILVGSAVSPTLFWIAVGVIFAYYFISTFCPIDKVIGRIYPIFGGLLILASLGIMIGIAPHLNVLDEISLSDFGSNFVQHPGHQPVIPMLFVTIACGIISGFHSTQSPLVARTEVTEKTGRQTFYGMMIIEGLIGMIWAAGGMFIYHMQPQLMSAGGVKVLSVLVSTVIPFTPISILVVVGVIILAITSGDTSLRSLRLTIAELTGIDQAKAKNRLLLTVPMFAICLAIIFWSNLNPQGFNILWNYFSWSNQLMAVCSLCVATVYLRSKKKNFWITLCPCWFMSFICFAYILWVSPTNLKGAPLGFGLDYNTAIALAVILATGLVTLLCKRGKTLSTRENFDADKWDESLDKKNKFNPKATDK